The following proteins come from a genomic window of Burkholderia sp. PAMC 26561:
- a CDS encoding DoxX family protein, whose amino-acid sequence MSFINPVFLLSAGRFLVGVLFVIGGIHHFFVLPTMTQKIAERGVPFPTATLLAGSMFEMLAGIAIIVRWHAPLAAIALILFTIASSCMLMNTWALTGEKRMSAIDGWTSNLGVIGGLAFVAGLT is encoded by the coding sequence ATGTCTTTTATCAATCCCGTGTTCTTATTGTCGGCCGGCCGTTTTCTTGTCGGCGTTCTCTTCGTGATTGGTGGCATACACCACTTCTTTGTCCTACCCACCATGACGCAGAAGATTGCCGAGCGGGGCGTGCCCTTTCCGACGGCAACTCTCCTCGCCGGCTCGATGTTCGAGATGCTCGCCGGGATCGCTATCATTGTCAGGTGGCACGCTCCACTTGCTGCAATTGCCTTGATCCTCTTTACGATTGCAAGTTCGTGCATGTTGATGAACACCTGGGCCTTGACCGGTGAAAAACGCATGTCCGCAATCGACGGATGGACATCTAATCTTGGCGTGATCGGCGGATTGGCGTTCGTTGCAGGGCTGACCTAG
- a CDS encoding alpha/beta fold hydrolase yields the protein MTEPQLSSPPTRPIQATPASRPDPDLDGFEHGFQTVDGIRIHYVSGGKADGPVVVLLAGFPESWFAWRKVMPLLGGTYRVIAPDLPGQGDSDRPADGYDTETLAVRVHGLLQQLGITNCNLVGHDVGAWVAYPYAALFSEQVRRLALLDAGIPGITLPDALPIAPDQAWRTWHFAFHGIPDLPEALISGRERVYLDWFLRRKTANPETFTDADLTEYLRIFKKDGGLRAGLAYYRAAAVSARQNREQATKGKLKMPLLALGSDQGSIADMAAPLRAFADDVRGIVVPFCGHFLPEEQPEAVTRELLAFLGEADEKV from the coding sequence ATGACCGAACCGCAATTGTCGTCACCGCCCACCAGGCCGATTCAGGCCACTCCCGCTTCTCGGCCCGATCCCGACCTTGACGGCTTCGAACATGGCTTTCAAACTGTCGATGGCATCCGGATTCACTACGTCTCGGGCGGCAAAGCGGACGGACCCGTGGTCGTCCTCCTCGCTGGCTTTCCCGAAAGCTGGTTTGCGTGGCGAAAGGTAATGCCACTGCTCGGCGGGACCTACCGTGTCATCGCACCGGACCTGCCCGGACAAGGCGATTCGGACCGACCTGCCGATGGTTACGATACGGAAACGTTAGCCGTTCGCGTGCACGGGCTGCTTCAGCAACTCGGGATAACCAACTGCAACCTGGTGGGCCACGATGTTGGCGCATGGGTTGCGTATCCCTACGCGGCATTGTTCAGCGAGCAAGTGCGGCGCTTGGCCCTATTGGATGCCGGCATTCCAGGCATCACGCTGCCGGACGCCCTGCCGATCGCGCCGGATCAAGCTTGGCGCACTTGGCATTTCGCCTTTCATGGCATACCTGATTTGCCCGAAGCCTTGATCAGCGGCCGCGAGCGCGTGTACCTCGATTGGTTTCTGCGCCGCAAAACAGCGAATCCTGAGACCTTCACGGACGCCGACCTCACCGAGTATCTCAGGATCTTCAAGAAAGACGGCGGGCTTCGCGCCGGGCTCGCCTACTACCGCGCCGCAGCGGTTTCGGCTCGACAGAACCGAGAGCAAGCAACCAAGGGGAAGCTCAAAATGCCGCTCCTAGCACTTGGCTCCGATCAAGGATCCATCGCCGATATGGCGGCGCCGCTTCGTGCATTCGCCGATGACGTGCGCGGGATCGTCGTGCCGTTCTGCGGACATTTCCTGCCTGAGGAACAGCCAGAAGCAGTAACTAGAGAACTTTTGGCCTTTCTTGGTGAAGCTGACGAAAAAGTTTAA
- a CDS encoding alpha/beta fold hydrolase has translation MNEWIHRAVAQTFDVDGFQFDSGKCMNVRLYCRTLGSRAPSGDNVVLMLHGTSGSGVQFLQSETADALFGPSQPLDLATHFVILPDAIGHGHSSKPSDGLGARFPKYTYGDLVRAQHVLVTQYLGVNRLRLVLGTSMGGMQTWMWGQAYPNMMSALMPIASLPEKLTGRNLLMRRIMLSMIRPDTAAGHAELGAAWNLFALLVDSPVRLAQQFDNVAAADEHIRTVAATAINTQDVNDMIWEFDASWDYDPASQLGKITAPLLAVNFADDELNPPTLGVLERAILNVPSGRAVTIEPGPGSRGHQNLRDGRLWAPFVAELMRISACAGRVSV, from the coding sequence ATGAACGAATGGATCCACCGTGCCGTTGCGCAGACGTTCGACGTCGATGGCTTCCAGTTCGATAGCGGGAAGTGCATGAACGTGCGTCTTTACTGCCGAACGCTCGGATCCCGTGCCCCGTCGGGCGACAATGTGGTACTCATGCTTCACGGCACATCAGGCAGCGGCGTACAGTTCCTCCAATCGGAAACGGCTGACGCTCTGTTCGGCCCGAGTCAGCCGCTCGACCTGGCGACGCATTTCGTTATCCTGCCAGACGCCATCGGCCACGGACATTCGAGCAAGCCGAGCGATGGGTTAGGCGCGCGCTTTCCGAAGTACACCTACGGCGATCTTGTCCGAGCTCAGCACGTCTTGGTGACGCAATACCTTGGCGTCAATCGCTTGCGTCTCGTATTGGGGACGAGCATGGGCGGGATGCAGACGTGGATGTGGGGCCAAGCCTATCCAAACATGATGAGCGCGCTCATGCCCATTGCAAGCCTGCCAGAGAAGCTGACCGGCCGAAATTTGCTGATGCGGCGCATCATGCTGTCGATGATCCGGCCGGATACGGCCGCCGGGCACGCGGAATTGGGTGCGGCTTGGAACCTCTTCGCACTGCTTGTGGACAGTCCAGTGCGCCTAGCACAGCAGTTTGACAACGTTGCCGCCGCCGACGAACACATTCGAACCGTCGCCGCCACCGCAATCAACACGCAGGACGTCAATGACATGATATGGGAGTTCGACGCGTCGTGGGATTACGACCCGGCGTCGCAGTTAGGGAAAATCACGGCGCCGCTGCTGGCTGTAAATTTCGCCGATGACGAGCTTAATCCTCCTACGCTCGGTGTGCTGGAGCGGGCCATTTTGAACGTTCCGAGCGGTCGCGCCGTTACGATCGAACCTGGACCTGGCTCGAGGGGGCACCAGAACTTACGGGACGGGCGGTTGTGGGCACCGTTCGTCGCCGAGCTTATGAGGATCTCTGCTTGTGCTGGTCGGGTGTCGGTATGA
- a CDS encoding AAA family ATPase, with translation MSVELDARKEKLQTKLPVIPVELAATTSAMFALKLKAGTTEAAIASACMYTDEMNRERIAGEASLAEKDIPGRLKVIGREIAALDIVKTLVQSWKAALGDDKLTELASARAAALRKRKAAGEDAAKIFAGSPVDGIGQESWHELWEKARDFSVFHAYKESEFPNIDGGARCVLCQQLLGDDAKNRLSHFERFVKGELEKDAQEAERALKKLEQALPSLPEVKAWVVTTAPIKLEHKAATDWLTVVAERRSAADTAVTADAVPDVDWSVVESPITVVSDALLAEQKTLQELLQDGKRKELAARVNELVACQWINREQEAVRIEVKRLDTLAILQKGVSLASTTALTKKNTELAELELRSGYQERFEQELKALNGSRIPIEPRSKQQGKGKVTFSLTLKDTGDGVKAEAVLSEGERRIIAMAAFLADISGSGQPTPFVFDDPISSLDQDFEEHVVKRLVDLAQERQVIIFTHRLSLVAQVESLVKKLQDKAKLAKKPIPIELNSLSLRRLGKTVGLIADINIRDAKPDKALNRIRNESLKQLRKLHDDADVAGYEEKVKGICSDVRILVERCVETVLLNDVLVRFRRSVTTQNRISTLSKIQPDDCALIDDLMTRYSVFEHSQSTELPAECPDIDVLEKDVDVMIAWIKEFTERPVQ, from the coding sequence GTGTCGGTCGAGCTTGATGCGCGCAAGGAGAAGCTCCAAACAAAGCTGCCGGTTATACCGGTCGAACTGGCGGCAACTACGTCAGCGATGTTTGCCTTAAAGCTCAAAGCGGGCACCACTGAAGCTGCAATCGCTTCAGCATGCATGTACACAGACGAAATGAACCGTGAGCGCATTGCAGGAGAAGCGTCGCTTGCGGAGAAGGATATTCCAGGCAGGCTCAAGGTTATCGGTCGCGAGATTGCAGCCCTCGACATCGTAAAAACGTTGGTTCAATCGTGGAAGGCGGCCTTGGGCGACGACAAGCTGACTGAGCTGGCTAGCGCGCGTGCTGCCGCGCTGCGAAAACGGAAAGCTGCTGGCGAAGATGCGGCCAAGATATTTGCTGGCTCACCGGTAGATGGGATTGGCCAGGAATCTTGGCACGAGTTGTGGGAAAAAGCGCGCGATTTCTCCGTTTTTCATGCTTACAAAGAGTCCGAGTTCCCCAATATAGACGGTGGCGCGCGATGTGTCCTCTGTCAGCAATTGTTAGGCGATGATGCCAAAAACCGCCTCTCGCATTTCGAGCGCTTTGTTAAGGGCGAACTCGAGAAGGACGCGCAGGAAGCAGAACGTGCGCTGAAGAAGCTTGAGCAGGCTTTACCAAGCTTGCCTGAAGTGAAGGCTTGGGTAGTCACCACGGCCCCCATCAAGTTAGAGCACAAGGCAGCGACCGACTGGCTCACAGTCGTAGCAGAGCGGCGAAGCGCGGCAGATACCGCGGTGACAGCTGACGCGGTGCCTGACGTGGATTGGTCTGTTGTCGAATCACCCATCACAGTAGTGTCCGATGCACTGCTCGCGGAGCAGAAGACACTGCAGGAACTCCTGCAGGACGGAAAGCGTAAGGAACTCGCGGCCCGCGTGAACGAACTCGTTGCCTGCCAATGGATAAATAGAGAGCAGGAGGCCGTTCGAATTGAGGTCAAGCGCTTGGACACGCTTGCGATACTCCAGAAGGGAGTTTCTCTGGCATCGACGACCGCGTTGACCAAGAAGAACACCGAGCTGGCGGAACTGGAGCTGCGAAGTGGGTATCAAGAACGCTTCGAGCAAGAACTGAAGGCTCTCAACGGTTCACGAATCCCCATCGAACCCAGGAGTAAGCAGCAGGGCAAGGGCAAAGTCACGTTTTCGCTCACGCTAAAAGATACTGGCGACGGCGTGAAGGCAGAGGCGGTCCTGAGTGAGGGTGAACGACGAATCATCGCCATGGCGGCATTCTTAGCTGATATTTCTGGGTCGGGTCAACCGACACCTTTCGTTTTCGACGACCCGATTTCTTCGCTCGACCAAGACTTCGAAGAGCATGTGGTCAAGCGGCTTGTCGACCTGGCCCAAGAGCGTCAGGTGATTATTTTCACTCACAGGCTGTCTTTGGTGGCTCAGGTCGAGTCATTGGTGAAAAAGTTACAAGACAAGGCCAAGCTAGCAAAAAAGCCGATACCAATCGAACTCAACTCGCTTTCTCTCCGCCGCCTAGGCAAGACAGTCGGACTAATAGCCGACATCAATATCAGAGACGCCAAGCCGGATAAGGCCCTGAATCGCATTCGTAACGAGTCGTTGAAGCAACTTCGGAAGCTGCACGATGACGCGGATGTGGCAGGGTACGAGGAAAAGGTAAAAGGTATATGTAGCGACGTCCGAATCCTCGTCGAGCGGTGCGTTGAGACGGTACTTCTGAACGATGTATTGGTTAGGTTTCGGCGCAGTGTAACAACACAGAACAGAATCAGTACGCTCTCGAAGATTCAACCGGATGACTGCGCCCTGATCGACGACCTAATGACACGCTATTCGGTCTTCGAGCATTCGCAATCTACCGAGCTTCCCGCCGAATGTCCGGATATCGATGTGTTGGAGAAGGACGTTGACGTGATGATTGCATGGATTAAGGAGTTCACGGAAAGGCCGGTCCAATAA
- a CDS encoding YoaK family protein, whose translation MSTRCNPSETSVMSALALAGGMAFLAGATDVYGFVELHGLYVSFMSGNTTMLGMLLGSHDFARSVDIAMLVGLFVLGAAGGEALFNISGNHRTAAVVSAVSAMLCIPVAQPHVASLAFVPAMGALNAALTKVNGMSVSLTYVTGALIKFGQGIGNWVTGRRADLSWTLQAPLWASLLAGSCTAAALQHLDIHRPWPLPIIGSLLAMAALRWEPLRAGFD comes from the coding sequence GTGTCCACACGATGCAACCCCAGTGAGACGAGCGTGATGTCGGCGCTCGCGCTCGCGGGCGGGATGGCGTTTTTGGCGGGTGCGACGGACGTGTATGGCTTCGTCGAGCTTCACGGTCTTTACGTATCATTCATGAGCGGCAATACGACGATGCTCGGCATGTTACTGGGCAGTCACGATTTCGCGCGCTCAGTCGACATTGCCATGCTGGTCGGACTTTTCGTTCTCGGAGCCGCAGGCGGAGAAGCTTTGTTCAATATCTCCGGGAATCATCGTACCGCTGCGGTAGTTTCAGCGGTATCGGCAATGCTCTGCATACCAGTGGCTCAACCGCACGTGGCAAGCTTGGCGTTCGTGCCGGCGATGGGTGCGTTGAATGCGGCGTTGACAAAGGTCAACGGGATGAGCGTGAGCCTGACCTATGTAACTGGTGCACTTATCAAGTTCGGACAGGGGATCGGCAATTGGGTGACTGGCAGGCGCGCCGACTTGTCTTGGACTCTTCAGGCACCTTTGTGGGCGAGTTTGCTCGCGGGCTCGTGCACTGCAGCAGCTTTGCAACATCTCGACATTCATCGACCGTGGCCTTTACCTATCATCGGATCGTTGCTCGCGATGGCTGCATTGAGATGGGAACCGCTGCGGGCCGGCTTCGATTAA
- a CDS encoding IS3 family transposase (programmed frameshift): MNRGPKGRYTKEFREQAVKLVLVDGLSQREVAGRLSLSVKTLGAWVVAERKGTLTKVGETQKPQSELEAELARVKRELATVTMERDILKKANGLFREGVAVRCDRIETMRQDYPISVLCRVFELGASSFYAWRRRLDSPRAQENARLEIEIVAAHERTRQTYGRERLQADLLDHGVCVGLHRIRRIRTKLGLRCKQKRKFRNTTDSKHDLPVAPNLLERNFDMSMPNQAWVSDITYVWTDEGWLYLAGIKDLFNGELVGYAMSERMTRTLVMQALFAAVALKRPAAGLILHSDRGSQYCSHDYRDLAKQFGMTMSMSRKGDCYDNAPMESFWGSLKNELVHHRRFTTRAEARQAITEYIEIFYNRQRKQARLDYLSPAAFVQRFYKTRLAA; this comes from the exons ATGAATCGAGGACCGAAAGGCCGCTACACGAAGGAGTTTCGCGAGCAGGCGGTGAAGCTCGTTCTTGTCGATGGACTGTCGCAGCGAGAAGTTGCGGGCCGATTATCTTTGTCGGTTAAAACGCTTGGCGCGTGGGTCGTTGCCGAGCGAAAAGGGACGCTAACGAAGGTAGGCGAGACGCAAAAGCCGCAGAGCGAGTTGGAGGCGGAATTGGCGCGGGTCAAGCGCGAGCTGGCGACGGTCACGATGGAGCGCGATATTTTAAAAAAAGCGA ACGGTCTATTTCGCGAAGGAGTCGCGGTGAGATGTGACCGGATCGAAACGATGCGACAGGACTACCCGATTTCCGTGCTGTGCCGTGTGTTTGAGCTAGGGGCCAGCAGTTTCTACGCTTGGCGCCGACGGCTCGACTCGCCACGTGCACAAGAGAACGCGCGCCTTGAAATCGAGATTGTAGCGGCGCACGAACGAACTCGGCAAACGTATGGGCGCGAGCGATTGCAGGCGGATCTGCTTGATCATGGCGTGTGCGTTGGCCTTCACCGCATTAGGCGCATTCGCACCAAGCTGGGACTGCGTTGCAAGCAGAAGCGCAAGTTCAGAAACACGACGGATTCGAAGCACGATTTGCCAGTCGCACCGAATTTGCTGGAACGCAACTTCGACATGAGCATGCCGAACCAGGCCTGGGTGAGCGATATCACGTACGTGTGGACAGATGAGGGCTGGTTGTATCTAGCCGGCATCAAGGATCTGTTCAACGGCGAGCTGGTCGGCTACGCCATGAGCGAACGTATGACCCGCACCTTGGTAATGCAGGCGCTATTTGCCGCGGTCGCACTTAAACGGCCCGCAGCCGGTTTGATCCTACATTCGGATCGTGGCAGTCAATATTGTTCGCATGACTATCGGGATCTAGCAAAGCAGTTCGGCATGACGATGTCCATGAGTCGCAAAGGCGATTGCTACGATAATGCGCCGATGGAAAGCTTCTGGGGGTCGCTCAAAAACGAACTCGTGCATCACCGCCGGTTCACGACGCGCGCCGAGGCCCGGCAGGCCATCACCGAATACATCGAGATCTTCTACAACCGGCAACGCAAGCAAGCCCGTCTTGACTATCTGTCGCCTGCTGCCTTCGTGCAGCGATTTTATAAAACGCGACTCGCGGCTTAA
- a CDS encoding TetR/AcrR family transcriptional regulator, with protein MDNTLEIGRRGPGRPRQFDMNAALDAALLVFRERGYHAASLTELGSAMGLTAGSIYKAFSDKRAIFLAAFVRYTDVRSAHLRGLLDAQQSGEEKLRAMLLFYAESSQGIEGRRGCLVVASATEIALFDEEMTARVTRSLQRVEALFRDIIKLGQSDKSIAAEIDPDTSARILLCLVQGFRVVGKIGQTPAEVTAAVDQTMRLLAK; from the coding sequence ATGGATAATACGTTGGAAATTGGACGTCGCGGCCCTGGTCGGCCACGGCAGTTTGATATGAATGCTGCCTTGGACGCGGCACTGCTCGTTTTTCGAGAGCGCGGATATCACGCTGCGTCGCTAACGGAGTTGGGCTCGGCCATGGGTCTTACCGCTGGCAGCATCTACAAGGCGTTCAGTGACAAGCGGGCGATCTTCCTTGCCGCCTTTGTTCGCTATACCGATGTCCGTAGTGCGCATCTGCGAGGTTTGCTCGATGCTCAGCAAAGCGGAGAGGAAAAGCTTCGTGCCATGCTTCTTTTTTACGCTGAGTCGTCACAAGGTATTGAAGGTCGACGGGGTTGTTTGGTGGTAGCGAGCGCTACCGAAATCGCCCTGTTTGACGAAGAAATGACAGCGCGCGTGACGCGATCATTGCAGCGAGTGGAAGCGCTCTTTCGAGACATTATAAAGCTCGGCCAATCCGATAAATCTATCGCGGCCGAAATTGATCCTGACACGTCGGCACGCATCCTTCTGTGTCTCGTGCAGGGATTTCGGGTAGTTGGCAAAATTGGTCAGACTCCCGCCGAGGTAACAGCCGCGGTTGACCAAACTATGCGATTGCTCGCTAAATGA
- a CDS encoding YncE family protein — protein sequence MNTQTNPTAAGPKQTQLSRDPNFITGADGLIAVDKIANKILFLDPSTYETVLTLSGFAPRVHEIAVSADRKTAYVPIYGDGKHGDNPNPGHLIAVFDLQARRHIGDISTAPYLAPHGLRWGREGELYCVCENSGVVLDLDVGSWEIRDVIEVGSNKAHRIEVLPNGTKLYTENEEDAFASVIDLKARKRVGSIAAPGGLAGIGLSPDGRTVILVNATTPQILVVDTSTDVVTRTIALDGHAKPAQIARYSPDGRYLVVTSFEEPLATIFDADLGRQRIVHVGNGPMNMAFHADCKTVLIANQNEGSLCIVDLDAAEVLRSMPVGEGVETLSFF from the coding sequence ATGAACACGCAAACGAATCCTACTGCCGCCGGTCCGAAACAGACCCAACTGTCACGCGATCCCAATTTCATAACCGGGGCCGATGGTCTGATCGCAGTCGACAAGATCGCCAACAAGATCCTGTTCCTAGATCCCTCGACCTATGAGACGGTATTGACGCTTTCAGGGTTTGCGCCGCGCGTCCACGAAATCGCTGTGTCGGCTGACCGAAAGACCGCTTACGTTCCAATCTATGGAGACGGCAAACATGGCGATAATCCAAACCCCGGCCACCTCATCGCCGTGTTCGATCTCCAGGCCCGTCGCCATATAGGCGATATCAGCACTGCGCCCTATCTCGCGCCCCACGGCCTTCGCTGGGGCCGCGAAGGCGAGTTGTATTGTGTCTGCGAGAACAGCGGTGTCGTGCTGGATCTGGATGTCGGGTCCTGGGAAATACGAGACGTCATCGAAGTCGGCTCCAATAAAGCACACCGTATTGAGGTACTGCCCAACGGCACCAAGCTCTACACAGAGAACGAAGAAGATGCATTTGCGTCGGTCATTGACCTCAAAGCGCGGAAGCGCGTCGGCAGCATTGCGGCGCCGGGTGGCCTAGCCGGTATCGGACTGTCACCGGACGGCCGAACGGTAATCCTGGTGAATGCAACTACGCCGCAGATCCTCGTTGTGGACACTTCAACTGATGTCGTAACCCGAACGATTGCGCTCGACGGGCACGCCAAACCCGCGCAAATCGCCCGATACAGTCCCGATGGCAGGTACCTCGTCGTCACGAGTTTCGAGGAACCGCTGGCAACGATTTTCGACGCCGATCTCGGGCGTCAGCGCATCGTCCATGTCGGCAATGGACCGATGAACATGGCGTTTCACGCAGACTGCAAGACGGTTCTTATTGCTAACCAGAATGAAGGTTCGCTTTGCATCGTCGATCTTGACGCAGCAGAAGTGCTGCGCTCCATGCCCGTTGGCGAAGGCGTCGAGACCTTGTCGTTTTTCTAG
- a CDS encoding sugar phosphate isomerase/epimerase family protein, with product MRASGYGLHTLHGPPEPELSIIHPSAKARADGLDYLREAVTMAARIGARVVAGLLYAKVGWFTGERRTSQEWAWAVAAFTALKPDLDRLEVTLAIEPVNRWETFFLNTAADGTALCNAIDDERIGLLLDSAHMIIEEKNQAATLRSAARRLRHVHVAENDRGTPGTGQTDWTAFMTALRDVSYDGWCVIESFAWNQPGLAATTRSWRDLAASPDDLVRDGLTFLRATYASAAKSEQTP from the coding sequence ATTAGAGCGTCTGGATATGGGCTGCACACTCTGCACGGCCCCCCGGAACCGGAACTTAGCATCATCCATCCGTCTGCCAAAGCCCGTGCCGATGGGCTGGACTATTTGCGCGAAGCAGTCACTATGGCGGCACGCATTGGGGCAAGGGTCGTGGCAGGCTTGCTTTACGCGAAAGTCGGCTGGTTCACCGGCGAACGACGGACATCTCAAGAGTGGGCCTGGGCGGTCGCCGCTTTCACGGCATTAAAGCCCGACCTTGATCGGCTGGAGGTCACCTTGGCGATCGAACCCGTGAACCGCTGGGAGACATTCTTTCTCAACACCGCCGCTGACGGGACAGCGCTCTGCAACGCGATCGACGACGAACGGATAGGACTGCTCTTGGACAGCGCGCATATGATCATCGAGGAGAAGAATCAGGCTGCGACTTTGCGAAGTGCCGCTCGAAGGCTTCGACACGTGCACGTAGCTGAAAACGATAGGGGGACGCCCGGCACCGGCCAGACAGACTGGACGGCGTTCATGACGGCGCTTCGCGACGTCAGCTACGATGGCTGGTGTGTGATTGAAAGCTTCGCTTGGAACCAGCCCGGTCTCGCTGCGACAACCCGTTCCTGGCGCGATCTGGCAGCGTCACCGGACGATTTGGTTAGGGATGGCCTCACGTTTTTACGCGCGACGTATGCGAGCGCTGCAAAGAGCGAACAGACACCATAA